GGACTTGAAGTGCTTCTTTGATCGTCGCTGCATCATATTTCGATATGAGTTGGCTGCTCCCGCCAAACAAGCGGAGCGACATGTAAGAAAGAAACCAAGAAAGCCGACCAAAAGGTCTTAGATTCTAGCTCCGCCCTTTACATCATTATTCCAacacaatttatttgattcCATTGTACTTATTCCTTACACCACCTCAAAATACCATAATAACATTTATTGACACTTTGTTATTGGGCGCTATGCCGTTTAAATTATGTTCtgtaaaatttatatattccAACTGTTATTGCACCCATCGGTCGGCTTTAGTTTGTTGCAATACGCCGATCGAGTCATGAATCATTCTACTACTTCTGTTATTTTGCTTACTAATTCCTATGGAATGAATCTGAATAAAAATCATATCTTACGGAAATGTAAATTGAAGCTTTATTTGATTTCTGTACTGGACCATATTGGGTTTACAAATGTATAGAGTTTGCGTTAGGAAAATAAACGAATTGAAATGCAGAATCTGTAAACTTCTCAAAAAGTGTAAAtagaattaattttaattacataTGGGATCTTACAATACTAGAAGACACTTGGACGGCATAATTTACTCACGAGTCTCTACATTGAAGGCACATTGTCTTGATATGATAAATAGAAATGGACAAGCAGATGGACACTAAATGAAGCTATTTGTACTGCATGCAAAATAATTATCCTTGGGGTGCAAAAAGACGATTAGTGAGGGGACTTACAGTAACTAAGGTTAGTTTCGGGGGGAGATATATAgagcaatatatatattacattGCCAGAATGTGTAAAAAGTAATAATATTGAAAAAAAGCGCATCGAATTATGCATAGCTTATCTCATGCTCGTATGTCTTCTCCCTGAGGTCATGGTTGTCAGGGAGCGCATGATGGCGCAGGCCACAGAGACGTGGCCCATAGCGCAGCATAATTATAATGACGCCGACGATGAACAAGGCCAGAGCGGCAACAGCAGGGTATAGGAAATATAGGGCCATGGCTGATTGTTTTTACTTTAGATGTCACTCTCACGCTTCTGAAGCTCTACGTATTCCTCGCGCTGCCGCTGATGATGCAGAGTACGACCTTCTGGGCGTGGCGGACGCTGATGATGCGATGAATGCACGGGCTCTAACTCGTCAACGCCAATAACCACCTCGTCGGGGAACACTTGCTGATGGGTGGTGGGCTGGGCAGAGAATTATTATTAGCTGGGTTCTTTGTTGTCGTTTTATTGGATTCACTTACATGGAAACGCTGGAAATAGGAAGCGTCTTTCAGTTCAGTGAAGTCCAATGGCGGTTGATTGTGCGGTGTTGCAGACCAGATGGACACCAACCAGCGGTTGCCTGTATGTCTGTCCTGCCAGTACTTGCGATGCTTGGAGCAGCAGCCCAAGATAATATTCAGTATGATTATCGTGCCAAGTACAACGGTGCAGATGGCAATAGTCACATAAAATGGCGAGAAATTGCCGTAGATGTGACCGGTGAAGTAGGGGTTCTTTTCGTATGCCTTACGTTCCTCTTCGATTGTGGACATAGTCCCACAGGAGCTCGGCTTGTTTGGGTTTTATGGGTGTGGTTTGTGTCGTGATGCCGCCGTCTAAGAGCGGTCAATGGCCTGCAGGATTAGCCACTCGATGTTCTTCTTCTTGGTCCCAACCAGCACAACACTTAATTGTCTGTAACAAACAAGCAGACAATAAGAAATGCTGACGAAGCACACACAACCACCAGCTCACACGCTGTTTGCACCCCAAAACATGAGCACAGCTCTCCTACTACCCAATTGTCACATTGGGCGTGGCGTCAGCAGAACAAACATAGCGGAAGCCTCAGCCCGAACCGTCTAATTTGTTGAACCCTCCGCCTGTACTTACCATCTGCGCACGATTTGTTGCCGCTGCGATTCGAACTAGTCTCATTCAGAGTTTTTCAAATCCGTTCGAACGTAtttgttataaattttaatgtgCAGCGAAAACAACGCCCAAAGCCTGGCTCAAAAGTACTATCGATATCGAACAGTGGTGGTACTAATAGCATCGCTGGCAGGGCTGCGTTTTTCCGGTGATATCGATTGATGTATCGATCGACAgctaaaaatattaaatataaacaCATGGGCATAATCGAAAATAGCTTTAATTCCACACAATATCTGCATATAAAATAATCGAACTGGCTTAACAACTAAAACAGGTTTCGAAGCAATCCTTAATCAAACATAACTCCAGCTATTCAATAGCCCGTACAATTTTCCCTTCTCCCTTCCTGATCACATCACTGGTCGTAGGTCAAAAAATTATCGGTTCTCGTGATATGTCGCGCCAACGCCCGCCCGTCATCGGTTGGTGTGCTGAACGCAATGCGATCCATAGAGATTTCCTGGCCCAATATTGTATGACTCTGTACAGTCCTCATGAGCTTGCTGGCTATTCCTTGACGCCGGTTCAGAGGAGAAACCCAAATGCGAGAGACGCCACAACTGCAAGGGCGAGATGttcatttgaaaataaaaaacgagAAAGGAGAATATTCTCACCTGGCCTCGTAAGTATCCTCGCTAAAGTAGTCCGTTCCATCAACCTGAATGAACCGATGTGCCTGGGTAAGGGGCTGCACCAGGCAAAAACCCACAATTTGTTGTTTCCGTATGGCAAAAAATGCGTAAAACACCTTTGGCACAATGTACGAAGAATATCCCAGTTCCTTATCTACCACTCCAATTAGATCCTTAAGCCTCTCGAGTCGCAATGCAGGAGCATTTTGATTAATGCGTATAATCCGTCCATCGCTTGCCCATTCTGGATACACTGCCACAATGTCCTCGTCGAGCCAACCCTTAAAACGTAAAACATGTATGGAATTGTGGTACTCCCGATGCAACTTCTCCTCCTCTGGCTCGTGGACGGTGTAGACCAAGCCGCACTGTTGGCATTGCCTCGCTCCGAATGCCTTCTGTCCAGCGTCGATTTGGTACTGACCGGAACCAGTGGCCGCCGATTGCAATCGCATTGAGGTATCTGGCTTGCGTCGCGTGCATTTCTGAGGAACAGGCTGGAGACGTTGTGTGAATATGGGAAAGAGTTTTGGCTTTATAACTGCTGGATCAGACGGTTGTTCCTGAGGTTGTGGCTCTGGTGTCGGCGCTTTCTCTACCACCGCTTCTGCCTCCGACCTCATAGGAGCTTCCTGCGCCGACTGTTCAGCGTGGACCACCATATACAACTGATCGACAATCCGTGTGGCTTCCTCCTTGTGACTTTCGGGATCGCCAATGAAGTACTCGAAATACTCGTCCGTACAGATGTTATTGCTAATCAGGAACTCCAGAAGAATTTTCTGCTGTTCCATGGTCTCTGGATCATCGGTGTTATAAGGCAGTCGCTGGCGGAATTTAGCAAAGGGATCGGAGTCGGGATCATTATCGTGAACACTTTCggtatttattaatttatggcGATAATCAACCATTTCGGGtacctcctccacctccatgGAAGCGTCCTCCACCTCAGCGGACGGAGCGTCCTTCGCCTCAATGGGAGATGTCGTCGTGGCCTTTGATTTATTCGATTCGATTATCTCGTCTACGACTGTGTCGTCTAAATTCCGAAGAATGGCATCTACGGTGGCCTGCTCCGCAGAGAATAAGGTAGCTGATTTGACGCGCACTCTTCGTGCCTTCTTTGCGGGGTGCTGGATCAGAGAAATCCTCCCCTGACTTACACTGGCTTTTATGTTGTCAGTGATCCTGACTTCCATGCAcgtgctgctcctccttcccGACTTGAAGAACTTGCGCTTGCTCAGATCCGTCGGCTCAGGTGGGGGGATGGTGACCGCTTCATGGCGAATCAGCGGTATAATGGGTTCCAACTCCATAGCTGGATCGGACTGTTGTTCTTCGTCTTCACTCAGATCGGAGAAGTCTGAGGTATGTTGCCACGTACCTTCGGgcatgttgttgttggcgtcATCTGCTGCTAAAACACTCAACGGCTTGGCCATTTTAATCGGATCGCGAGCACTGTGCAGGACTTGGTGCACGAGCTCTACCTTTGCGCGCTCTTCCCGCTTATCGGTGATCAGACTTTTGAGCTTCTCATTGCGCAGCGCGCCCAGGATGTGATCTATATCAGTGGGAGGCAAATGGCTGTGCGGAACGTACCGATTTGGCTTCCGTATCTTGTGGTGCACTCCTTTATTGATGCCCAACCGAGGCCGAGACGTTGGTGACGTTTTCGCCTTGCCAccgcgctgctgctgatctaTGTGCTTCATTGAGTTTCCCTTTTTGGAATTCGCCTTCTTTCGTAAACTGGGGGTTCCACTGTGGGAATAGAATGCCATGGTTGGAATGCTGCCCTCCAGGCTAGTCTTCTTCTGTTTAGACTGCGGCGACCCTGAATCCGAATCTTGCGACGAAGCAGCTTCTACTgacgtagccgtagccgtagtgTGCACTCGCTTTGTGGCCACTCGATGAATTGAGTTTCCTCCAGCTGCATCACTTTCATCGTCATCCGACTCTGGAATAATCACATGACCCTTCTTCGCTCTGGGCGTGCGTGGACTGCTGTTAATGCTGCTATTATTGCTATTGATGCACATTGTTTTGGTAAATAAGAGCGGCAGCTGATCGGTGGCAGCCACGACTCCTCCTCCACGTATCTTTTTGTTCTCCTTGTTGGTCTCCGGCGAACTGCTCGTGCTGCTGCGCAATAGTCTTCCCTCAGGTTCCCGATCAAATTTGAGATGGCTGGGCTTCTTTGAGCTGGCATGTGGTTTCAGTGGTGATATTCCAAGGATTCCAacgccatcgtcatcgtcaatTTGGTCCAGATtggtgctgcggctgcgaAATAATTGCCTCTTACGCTCAGACAATCGGGGAGTGGGCATGCGCTCGGGGCGAGTGGAATATCCACTACCCGTTGGCGTCTCCATAATTTTGCACACAATTTAATTCGCATTAACTTTATCAAAATTCAGAATCCCGCTTTTTTTAGCCGACTAGTGCTGCGCAAAGCCAAACATTCGAAGTTAGCAAGCACTGTTCCAAAAAACCGATAGCGTGGAGAAACCGATAATAGTATCGATAATAGATTATCGCACAAAATACTGAAATTTGTTGTAACACAACAACACTATTCAAAACTAAATCTAACATATTTTAAAACGAATATGCTtgaaaatttttgaaaatgcTTATAGCCTTAAATCTAGagttttttaatttcactAAAAAGTGGAAACTATAAAGCTTTGGTCAGAAGTACTGATTATATGTTATGACGCTATATGTTATTTGGCATTGGAATTTTAAGTCAGTCAGGtacaaaattgattcattaatcggataaaactatgtgggcagggctgagggtTCTATTAAGTTAGTTATATTGcacggaatataaaaaacgaggatatgtataatagaacttgaactcgtcagtatatttatggaatatttttaaaattaaacggcatattttggtatatttctgagggtaggacggtatattttaacgataaatcaGCAGTCACACTGTCTCTAATTCTGTCTGACAAGAGGAAAAAATTGGGGAAATTCTgttcaataaaattaaaataaatttttgtgCATTGATAGCAAAATTTACAGTACACACAGGTAAGTCGTTGAAAGcatttgaaaatttgttgaAGCGGCAGCCCCAGCGCCCCACTGCAACCGTGAAAAATGAATGTGTGAGCCTGTTGTCGccatcttttttttgtgtatgtaCTTGTGCCGACGCCAATTAATGCGAGACACTGTGCATGACGTGCCTCGCCTCGCTACCTCAAGAAAGAGATATTCAAAGTGGTAGCATCCATGCCAGACGTTCGCGGCATACGCGTTCCTGTTTAATGACTTATAGTATATTGGTTCGAACAAGATGAAAATTGCattgttttcttctttcacTTTGAGGTCGCGGTTATCTCCTCGTACCTGCCGTCGCTGTCGTCGCAATCGCGATAAAGAAACCGCTCCGCCAACAAACGCCGCCGCGTAAGTCCGGATTTTCCCCCAATTTCAAGAAACGCAAGAACCGTGGACGACAACGCAGCCGAACCCGTTGCCGCTATGCCCGGAGCCGGCACGTTCAAGTTGTTCATCGGGAATCTCGATGAAAAAACTCAGGCTACCGAGCTGCGTGCGCTCTTCGAGAAATACGGTACAGTCGTCGAGTGCGATGTGGTCAAGAACTATGGGTTTGTGCACATGGAAACCGAACAGCAGGGTCGCGATGCCATACAGAACTTGAACGGTTACGTTTTGAATGATAATGCCATCAAAGTGGAGGCTGCCAAAAGTCGTCGCGCCCCCAACACGCCCACTACGAAAATCTTCGTGGGAAATCTAACCGATAAAACGCGGGCACCAGAGGTGCGTGAGCTGTTTCAGAAATACGGCACCGTCGTCGAGTGCGACATTGTGCGCAACTATGGGTTCGTGCATCTGGACTGTGTGGGTGATGTGCAGGATGCCATCAAGGAGTTGAACGGTCGCGTGGTCGATGGCCAACCGCTCAAGGTTCAAGTATCGACTAGTCGTGTGCGCCCCAAACCGGGCATGGGCGATCCGGAGCAGTGTTATCGTTGCGGCCGTTCCGGTCATTGGTCGAAAGAGTGTCCGCGCCTCTATGGCAGCACCGGAGGCGGACGCGAACCGCCATCGCCGCTCAGTGCCGGTGGCTACAGAGATCGTATGTACGGTCGTGATCCTTAtccgccaccaccacctccgccGCCATTCCTGCGTGATCGCATTATGGATGGCTTTAGGGTAAATGCAGCATACATTTCAAAACATCATCCAATGCTCACCTCTCCCCGCGTCTCACAGCAACTAATTGATTATCTTTCCCCCCACAGGATTATGATTACTATGACCGCCGCTTCGAGGATTCACGCGACCTGTACGAGCGCCGCTATCAGTCATCGCGTATGCGCGACTTCCCACCACCACCGATTTCACGACGCGAGCCCATGCCATTGCCGCCTCCGTTGAGCGGCAGCCTGCGCTCTTGCAGCGTCACACGTGGATATGACACCATGTTCAGTCGTCGctcgccaccgccaccacgcAGCAGCAATGGAATGAGTCGTTATGGGTAGGTGACAGAACAGTTGAAGCCTTTTTATAAACCTTTCCTAATTTCTGCCGTTTGCCATTTCCTTTCCCCCAGCTCGCCCACACCCCATGGCTATGAGGACTTTAGTCGTGATTCCTTTGACGATCGCATGATCTCGTCACGAGGTATGCGCGGTCCCTCTCCACCGGGTCGCCGCTATGCGCCCTACTGAGATGAGTTTTACTATCACGGCAGCAGCTGAGTGGCAGTCGCTTTGGCATCCCCAAACACGTtcagaacagaaacagactTGTGGCTGCTCAGCTggtcgccagcagcagcatgttgtCATCCTCGGCTAAATGTGCTGGTGCCGACCACATTTACACACTTGTGGCTGCCGCGTACTCGTATTTTACTATACTAACACTAATCGTAAACTTAAACAAGAGAATACCATATTTGTCGCAGCATTTTCGCCCATTTGCTCCTCCACACACGCTTGGACCGCCTCAATCCTGTGCATGTTGGTCGAGACcccgccccacacacacaaacacgcacacactaaCTAGACAACGACTGCTCTTGCCCTCTGCCGCAATTAAACGATCGAACGTTATTGAATATTGTGAAGTTTTGTGTGTTCCAATAAAGAATCGATAGCAGtcgaaaatatgcaaaaatatatgaatatattgGTTTCTATATACCAAATGGGGGACGTTTGTAAACCTAGGATATTTAAGGACGATATTCTAAAGGCAGTATTGCAACATTATTCTACAGCTCAAGGCAACTCCGCGCTACGCAAGGCAGCTGGAACTGTGGTTAGGTGGGCTCAGTGTGCTTTTCGGAAATGAGCGATTCATCCGGTGAGTTGTCTTCTATTTGTGTGCCATTGAGTTTACTCAATTCTTGCAGCTCCACAGGCGCTGGCTTGTCGAATGTGGGCGGTATGAGAAGGCGACTGAAAATAACGATTGGAAGGAGGACGGATTAATTTAAACTGAATATCAGACGGAAATCTGTGCAAAACTCACTTGCCACACTGCAGCGCAATCATTGCGACGAGCATCATAAACGATGTAACCCCAAAGGTCCAGTAAGTTCCTAATCTGGTGTAAATGGAGCCAACAAAGACAGGACCCAAGACGCGCGACAGGCAACCCGAGCCAGTCATCCAGCCCATCCAGACGCCCTGGGGCCGCGGCCCAAGCACCTTCGAGAAGATGGTCTGGATGAGGGTCACGCCAATTGGATAGCCCACGGAGGTGAGGGCAAAGCCAATGATGAACTGTGTCAAGGTCACGGCTGGAATCACAGCACACCATTCCTGTGTGGCTGGGCAGCCCAGATAGAAGGGATCTTCGTAGCTTAGATTGAGGCTTGCATTAAAGGCCAGAGCCACCTTAGGTGGATCGGGTCCCCATGGTAGGAAGAGCACCCGGCCCATTACCATCAGCGAGAAGCCGCCCCAGATGAGCACGTAACGTTCGGCGAACAGCTTGCACATCGGTTCGATCATCACGAATGTCACCAGCGAAACTATGGCTGCAGTTGTCATCATGATGCCCATATTCCAGAGCGCCTGCTCGTTCGACCAGGCGAACATATCCATCGTCAACGACGTGCCCAAACTGGTAAATATGAAACATGAAACACTTTAGCTCTGAGTCTTTGGAAGAACTTACGTCTCGAGGAGCACAAAGTTGAAGACGAGCACAAAGAAGGCCACAATCAGGGTCCAGGCGGACAGGTAACTCGGCTTGATGCCCTTCCACGTATCTCGCTCTGAAGTGCCACCCTGCATGACCATTACCTCGCGAGCGGCTATTTTGTGTTCCTAAAATCAGAACAGAGAAATCTGTGGATTAGAAAGCTACGCTACCATCATTAATTTGTGACTTACCTCAAATACGCCGGGTAGGAACATCACGAAGTTGCACATACTCATGATCACATTGATCCAGCCGGAGCCCGTGTACATGTTAAAGTGCATCTTGCCCCAAAGCCAGACATGACCCTCAGCACCCAGCGGTGTGACTGCCGCTTGGAGTGTCGGGCCGATGATGAAACCCAAAACCTGGGCCAAAGACACCATAGAGACGGCATGGGTGCGCTCGCTGATTCGCGTGGCGGCCGACAAGTAGGATCGGCACAGGGCTATGTTTGCCGAACTGACTCCAATCAGAAATCTTGAGGCCAGCATCCAGTACTTGACATCGGGGGGACGCAGCTCCAATGAGGAGTACATGCCGCTGGCTACAGTGAACAAGGCTAGTGAAAGGAGCAGCGGGAGGCGAATGGTGCCTAGCTTATTGCCCCACCAGCCGAATATAGGACTGAAGATCATTTGTCCCAATGGATTGGCGGCGACTATCAGACCCATGAACTCCTTGCCCGCATCGGGATCTAGCTGGAGAGAGATTTGCATAAGATTTCGGAGGTCAGGAAGCTGTTCAGGAAGAGACACCTACCTTGTTGAGGAAGGGCCATATCCCCGTGATGATGATGCTAAAGCCCAGCGCCATCAGGAACATTGTAAAGTAGATGATGCGCACGGAGCGCCAGCGCTGCGTGTACTCCTCCAGGGTCTCCAGTCCATCGTCGACATCCTCGGGCAGTCTTTTGGTTTCCATGCGGGAGCGCATTTTGCGGAAAAAATCCATGGTGATCCTGGGTATAGGTCTTTGAGTGGATCTATCAATTCCTAATCTCAGGCTGTCTCATTCTGTAAGTAAACAAAATTACAAACATTATTGTTTTCTTTgtaaaattcatttttttataATGTAAACTAAAATGACCTTTGATCGTACATACTCGTAGGAGCTCTAGTTATTTCTAGCTGATAATATCACCTTCTTTGTAAGGGCTTCCAATATATAAAGAATTTAAAACATGCCACTTCAATGGATTATCTGCATGCTCTGTTGGTTGATTATCCTCCCTCCCCATTGCCCAGAAACAGTTTGCCCAACTTATCTTAGCAATTATAAGAGATAAAGACAATCGCAGACTGATTCAGTGCAGCTGTTTTCTTCCCCGTTCCATGGAACTGTTattgcgtgcgtgtgtgtgtgaattaGTTAAAGCCACTATCGGTATGAGCTATATCATTCCGCAGATAACGCTAGAAGGGAACCCGGTCGTTTTATTACATGATTTTATTTATCGAATTGGGCATTCAAACTTTTCATCAATTTCGCCTCGTCACCAGCGGATCACACCATAGGGAAACACACCAGAGAAATGGGGGTTTTCGTAGCGTTTCTGTTTGTTGATAGTGTAGCCTCGAACTGCTCGAGGTTAATGATTCCATTCCCTTCCACTCGGAAAAATTCGTTCGGCATTCAAATTCCAGATTTTGTGATTGGCTCTCCCATGAAGCTGAATGCACACTGTTCGATGCATGCATGTATTCTCAAAAGCAGCTAAAAATAGGTAAGCTCTTGAGTTTTCTTACACTCCCTACACTTGGATCCAGTTAACGGCGAACAGTACCCGCGTTCTGGTTTGGTGGATctttacacacacaaacacaaacacactcagaCACCGATTGGGGGATAGGAGAAACAAATGTAGCGAAGCAACCAGTTGACCGACCGTTGAACGGGGGCTCTATGGTCTTTGAAATCACCTTTTACATATTCGTATTTGCTtacgctctcactctctttcacTTGtgtatttgattttgaattgaTTTCACATTCAAAAGAAATAAGTATTTGGCAAGGGCACAGCTATTTACTTCTTTGTTGTTATGTATATTTCCTTATGTACAAGCGACACAAATTAATATGCTCATATTGTACGTTCACATTCTCGTTTATAAATGAATTGTTTTCATTGtctcttttttggtttttactCTCTTTTACGTTAAAACACACTCGTCTCGTGCACTTCACGCTCTCACAACCGAagctatacatatatcttcTCTCAGTGAATGTAATAAATAGCCCCCTTTGTTCTTGCACTCTTTGTGGGGATGGGGGAAG
The sequence above is a segment of the Drosophila pseudoobscura strain MV-25-SWS-2005 chromosome X, UCI_Dpse_MV25, whole genome shotgun sequence genome. Coding sequences within it:
- the eco gene encoding N-acetyltransferase eco produces the protein METPTGSGYSTRPERMPTPRLSERKRQLFRSRSTNLDQIDDDDGVGILGISPLKPHASSKKPSHLKFDREPEGRLLRSSTSSSPETNKENKKIRGGGVVAATDQLPLLFTKTMCINSNNSSINSSPRTPRAKKGHVIIPESDDDESDAAGGNSIHRVATKRVHTTATATSVEAASSQDSDSGSPQSKQKKTSLEGSIPTMAFYSHSGTPSLRKKANSKKGNSMKHIDQQQRGGKAKTSPTSRPRLGINKGVHHKIRKPNRYVPHSHLPPTDIDHILGALRNEKLKSLITDKREERAKVELVHQVLHSARDPIKMAKPLSVLAADDANNNMPEGTWQHTSDFSDLSEDEEQQSDPAMELEPIIPLIRHEAVTIPPPEPTDLSKRKFFKSGRRSSTCMEVRITDNIKASVSQGRISLIQHPAKKARRVRVKSATLFSAEQATVDAILRNLDDTVVDEIIESNKSKATTTSPIEAKDAPSAEVEDASMEVEEVPEMVDYRHKLINTESVHDNDPDSDPFAKFRQRLPYNTDDPETMEQQKILLEFLISNNICTDEYFEYFIGDPESHKEEATRIVDQLYMVVHAEQSAQEAPMRSEAEAVVEKAPTPEPQPQEQPSDPAVIKPKLFPIFTQRLQPVPQKCTRRKPDTSMRLQSAATGSGQYQIDAGQKAFGARQCQQCGLVYTVHEPEEEKLHREYHNSIHVLRFKGWLDEDIVAVYPEWASDGRIIRINQNAPALRLERLKDLIGVVDKELGYSSYIVPKVFYAFFAIRKQQIVGFCLVQPLTQAHRFIQVDGTDYFSEDTYEASCGVSRIWVSPLNRRQGIASKLMRTVQSHTILGQEISMDRIAFSTPTDDGRALARHITRTDNFLTYDQ
- the wrm1 gene encoding uncharacterized protein wrm1; its protein translation is MSTIEEERKAYEKNPYFTGHIYGNFSPFYVTIAICTVVLGTIIILNIILGCCSKHRKYWQDRHTGNRWLVSIWSATPHNQPPLDFTELKDASYFQRFHPTTHQQVFPDEVVIGVDELEPVHSSHHQRPPRPEGRTLHHQRQREEYVELQKRESDI
- the wrm2 gene encoding uncharacterized protein wrm2, which translates into the protein MALYFLYPAVAALALFIVGVIIIMLRYGPRLCGLRHHALPDNHDLREKTYEHEISYA
- the Cln7 gene encoding major facilitator superfamily domain-containing protein 8 isoform X1, coding for MDFFRKMRSRMETKRLPEDVDDGLETLEEYTQRWRSVRIIYFTMFLMALGFSIIITGIWPFLNKLDPDAGKEFMGLIVAANPLGQMIFSPIFGWWGNKLGTIRLPLLLSLALFTVASGMYSSLELRPPDVKYWMLASRFLIGVSSANIALCRSYLSAATRISERTHAVSMVSLAQVLGFIIGPTLQAAVTPLGAEGHVWLWGKMHFNMYTGSGWINVIMSMCNFVMFLPGVFEEHKIAAREVMVMQGGTSERDTWKGIKPSYLSAWTLIVAFFVLVFNFVLLETLGTSLTMDMFAWSNEQALWNMGIMMTTAAIVSLVTFVMIEPMCKLFAERYVLIWGGFSLMVMGRVLFLPWGPDPPKVALAFNASLNLSYEDPFYLGCPATQEWCAVIPAVTLTQFIIGFALTSVGYPIGVTLIQTIFSKVLGPRPQGVWMGWMTGSGCLSRVLGPVFVGSIYTRLGTYWTFGVTSFMMLVAMIALQCGNRLLIPPTFDKPAPVELQELSKLNGTQIEDNSPDESLISEKHTEPT
- the Cln7 gene encoding major facilitator superfamily domain-containing protein 8 isoform X2, translating into MALPQQDPDAGKEFMGLIVAANPLGQMIFSPIFGWWGNKLGTIRLPLLLSLALFTVASGMYSSLELRPPDVKYWMLASRFLIGVSSANIALCRSYLSAATRISERTHAVSMVSLAQVLGFIIGPTLQAAVTPLGAEGHVWLWGKMHFNMYTGSGWINVIMSMCNFVMFLPGVFEEHKIAAREVMVMQGGTSERDTWKGIKPSYLSAWTLIVAFFVLVFNFVLLETLGTSLTMDMFAWSNEQALWNMGIMMTTAAIVSLVTFVMIEPMCKLFAERYVLIWGGFSLMVMGRVLFLPWGPDPPKVALAFNASLNLSYEDPFYLGCPATQEWCAVIPAVTLTQFIIGFALTSVGYPIGVTLIQTIFSKVLGPRPQGVWMGWMTGSGCLSRVLGPVFVGSIYTRLGTYWTFGVTSFMMLVAMIALQCGNRLLIPPTFDKPAPVELQELSKLNGTQIEDNSPDESLISEKHTEPT
- the lark gene encoding RNA-binding protein lark; the protein is MPGAGTFKLFIGNLDEKTQATELRALFEKYGTVVECDVVKNYGFVHMETEQQGRDAIQNLNGYVLNDNAIKVEAAKSRRAPNTPTTKIFVGNLTDKTRAPEVRELFQKYGTVVECDIVRNYGFVHLDCVGDVQDAIKELNGRVVDGQPLKVQVSTSRVRPKPGMGDPEQCYRCGRSGHWSKECPRLYGSTGGGREPPSPLSAGGYRDRMYGRDPYPPPPPPPPFLRDRIMDGFRDYDYYDRRFEDSRDLYERRYQSSRMRDFPPPPISRREPMPLPPPLSGSLRSCSVTRGYDTMFSRRSPPPPRSSNGMSRYGSPTPHGYEDFSRDSFDDRMISSRGMRGPSPPGRRYAPY